One Microbacterium sp. zg-B96 genomic region harbors:
- a CDS encoding SDR family oxidoreductase, protein MSRDQYTFTDPAKLYADIEPENQEMSEPGLDAELTDKADLGEDSYRGSGRLTGRKALITGGDSGIGAATAIAFAREGADVALSYLPEEEKDAERIAGILRDAGATVLTLPGDLKDPAYCRDLVAQTVEGLGGLDILVNNAGKQVYNEDLTTLTDEQFDHTFKTNVYAMFWITKAALPHLTPGSTIINTTSIQAYSPSGILVDYASTKATINAFTKGLAEQLAPKGIRVNAVAPGPIWTPLQPTDGQPPEKLEEFGEQTPLGRMGQPAELAPAYVFLASAESSYVIGETLNVNGGMPTP, encoded by the coding sequence ATGTCACGGGACCAGTACACGTTCACCGACCCGGCGAAGCTCTACGCCGACATCGAGCCCGAGAACCAGGAGATGTCGGAGCCCGGCCTGGATGCCGAGCTCACAGACAAGGCCGACCTCGGCGAGGACAGCTACCGCGGCTCCGGCCGCCTGACCGGCCGCAAGGCGCTCATCACCGGGGGCGACTCCGGCATCGGCGCCGCCACCGCGATCGCGTTCGCGCGCGAGGGCGCCGACGTCGCCCTGTCGTACCTTCCGGAGGAGGAGAAGGACGCCGAGCGCATCGCCGGCATCCTGCGCGACGCCGGCGCGACCGTGCTGACGCTGCCGGGCGACCTCAAGGACCCGGCGTACTGCCGCGACCTCGTCGCCCAGACGGTCGAAGGGCTCGGGGGCCTGGACATCCTCGTCAACAACGCCGGCAAGCAGGTCTACAACGAGGACCTGACGACGCTGACCGATGAGCAGTTCGATCACACGTTCAAGACGAACGTGTACGCGATGTTCTGGATCACCAAGGCGGCGCTGCCGCACCTGACCCCGGGATCGACGATCATCAACACCACGTCGATCCAGGCGTACTCGCCGTCCGGCATCCTGGTGGACTACGCCTCGACGAAGGCCACCATCAACGCTTTCACGAAGGGCCTGGCCGAGCAGCTCGCGCCCAAGGGGATCCGGGTGAACGCCGTGGCCCCGGGACCGATCTGGACGCCGCTCCAGCCCACCGACGGTCAGCCGCCGGAGAAGCTCGAGGAGTTCGGCGAGCAGACGCCCCTCGGGCGCATGGGACAGCCCGCCGAGCTCGCGCCGGCGTACGTCTTCCTCGCCTCGGCGGAGTCCAGCTACGTCATCGGCGAGACGCTGAACGTCAATGGCGGGATGCCGACCCCCTGA
- a CDS encoding sulfurtransferase: protein MPAVLNISAYLFTRIDDRETLRPLLRSRADAAGLKGTILLAEEGINLFLAGDATAVRGFVADLRADPRFAALTPKESWSEAQPFGKMLVRLKREIIRMDRPTIRPEAGRAPAVAPATLHRWLQQGHDDDGRDVVLLDTRNAFEVDYGTFRGAVDWRIERFTQFPGAAASHRDDLEGKTVVSFCTGGIRCEKAAIHLREEGIDAFQLDGGILGYFEQVGGDHWTGECFVFDEREALSPDLAPR from the coding sequence GTGCCTGCCGTCCTCAACATCTCGGCGTATCTGTTCACCCGGATCGACGACCGCGAGACCCTCCGCCCGCTGCTGCGCAGCAGAGCGGATGCCGCGGGGCTGAAGGGCACCATCCTGCTCGCCGAGGAGGGCATCAACCTCTTCCTCGCCGGCGACGCCACCGCCGTCCGCGGCTTCGTGGCCGACCTGCGCGCCGATCCGCGCTTCGCCGCCCTCACCCCGAAGGAGAGCTGGTCCGAGGCGCAGCCCTTCGGCAAGATGCTCGTGAGGCTCAAGCGAGAGATCATCCGCATGGACCGCCCCACCATCCGCCCCGAGGCGGGCCGCGCGCCCGCCGTCGCCCCGGCGACGCTGCACCGCTGGTTGCAGCAGGGACACGACGACGACGGCCGCGACGTCGTGCTGCTGGACACCCGCAACGCGTTCGAGGTCGACTACGGCACGTTCCGCGGCGCGGTGGACTGGCGCATCGAGCGCTTCACGCAGTTCCCGGGTGCCGCGGCGTCGCATCGCGACGACCTGGAAGGCAAGACGGTGGTCAGCTTCTGCACCGGTGGCATCCGCTGCGAGAAGGCCGCGATCCACCTCCGGGAAGAGGGGATCGACGCGTTCCAGCTGGACGGCGGCATCCTCGGCTACTTCGAGCAGGTCGGCGGCGACCACTGGACGGGCGAGTGCTTCGTCTTCGACGAGCGCGAAGCCCTGTCACCCGACCTCGCGCCGCGCTAA
- a CDS encoding GNAT family N-acetyltransferase, producing MIFRTFDDGAVLRAARPGDEPGILARIVDLAVYEREPDAVANTEPAITAALFGDEPRVFAHVVEREGEIVGIAIWFLTYSTWTGRHGIWLEDLYVHEQHRGSGYGKALIASLAALCVERDYSRLEWTVLDWNAPSIAFYRAIGAEPMSEWTTQRLTGDALGELARG from the coding sequence GTGATCTTCCGCACCTTCGACGACGGCGCTGTGCTGCGCGCCGCCCGGCCCGGCGACGAGCCCGGCATCCTCGCCCGCATCGTGGATCTCGCCGTATACGAACGCGAGCCGGATGCCGTGGCCAACACCGAGCCCGCCATCACCGCCGCCCTGTTCGGGGACGAGCCGCGCGTGTTCGCGCACGTCGTGGAGCGCGAGGGCGAGATCGTGGGGATCGCGATCTGGTTCCTGACGTACTCGACGTGGACCGGTCGCCACGGCATCTGGCTCGAGGATCTGTACGTGCATGAGCAGCACCGCGGCAGCGGATACGGCAAGGCGCTCATCGCGTCGCTGGCCGCGCTGTGCGTGGAGCGGGACTACTCGCGACTGGAGTGGACGGTGCTGGATTGGAACGCGCCGTCGATCGCGTTCTACCGCGCGATCGGCGCCGAGCCCATGAGCGAGTGGACGACCCAGCGGCTCACCGGGGACGCGCTCGGCGAGCTCGCTCGGGGATAA
- a CDS encoding SulP family inorganic anion transporter: protein MTAPARPRIESTVVQALRSPRLLTREVLAGLVVAIALIPESIAFSLIVGVDPRVGLFSSFVMAVVIAFTGGRPAMITAATGAVALVIAPVAREYGMDYLIATVMLAGVLQILLAALGVAKLMRFIPRSVMVGFVNALAILVFVSQLPHLIEVPWAVYPLVVVGLAILYLWPRLTRAVPAPLIAIVVLTCVVVVFGIAVPTVGDQGELPRSLPELFIPNVPLQWETLQIIAPYALAVAVVGLLESLLTAKLVDDITDTHSRKTREAWGQGVANVASGLFGGMGGCAMIGQTMINVKASGARTRISTFMAGVFLLILVVVLGDIVAIIPMAALVAVMILVSVGSFDWHSIRPSTLKRMPRSETLVMIVTVAVTVWTHNLALGVAAGVLTAMVAFARRVAHFTTVTRTVDDSPEGPVARYTVDGELFFASSNDLTTQFDYAADPERVVIDMTRSHVWDASTVAALDAIVTKYAARGIQVELVGMNDSTAALHGRLSGEVDGVL from the coding sequence GTGACCGCCCCCGCCCGCCCTCGCATCGAATCCACCGTGGTGCAGGCCCTGCGCAGCCCCCGTCTGCTCACCCGCGAGGTGCTCGCCGGACTGGTTGTCGCGATCGCCCTCATCCCCGAGTCGATCGCGTTCTCCCTCATCGTCGGCGTGGACCCCCGCGTCGGGCTGTTCTCCTCGTTCGTCATGGCCGTCGTCATCGCCTTCACCGGCGGCCGCCCGGCGATGATCACCGCCGCGACTGGAGCGGTCGCGCTCGTGATCGCACCCGTCGCCCGCGAGTACGGCATGGACTACCTCATCGCGACCGTGATGCTCGCGGGCGTGCTGCAGATCCTGCTCGCCGCGCTCGGGGTCGCGAAGCTCATGCGCTTCATCCCCCGCAGCGTCATGGTGGGCTTCGTCAACGCGCTCGCGATCCTCGTCTTCGTCTCGCAGCTGCCGCACCTGATCGAGGTGCCGTGGGCGGTGTATCCGCTCGTGGTCGTGGGGCTGGCGATCCTGTACCTGTGGCCGCGGTTGACCCGCGCCGTGCCGGCACCGCTCATCGCGATCGTCGTGCTCACCTGCGTCGTGGTGGTCTTCGGCATCGCCGTCCCCACCGTCGGCGACCAGGGCGAGCTGCCCCGCAGCCTCCCGGAGCTGTTCATCCCGAACGTGCCGCTCCAGTGGGAAACGCTGCAGATCATCGCCCCATATGCCCTCGCCGTCGCGGTGGTGGGCCTGCTGGAATCGCTGTTGACCGCCAAGCTCGTCGACGACATCACCGACACCCACTCCCGCAAGACCCGTGAGGCGTGGGGTCAGGGCGTCGCGAACGTCGCCTCGGGCCTGTTCGGCGGCATGGGCGGCTGCGCCATGATCGGCCAGACCATGATCAACGTGAAGGCCTCCGGCGCGCGCACCCGCATCTCCACATTCATGGCGGGGGTGTTCCTGCTGATCCTCGTCGTGGTGCTGGGCGACATCGTCGCGATCATCCCGATGGCCGCGCTGGTCGCGGTGATGATCCTGGTGTCGGTGGGCTCGTTCGACTGGCACAGCATCCGCCCGTCCACCCTCAAGCGGATGCCGCGCAGCGAAACCCTCGTGATGATCGTGACCGTCGCGGTCACGGTGTGGACCCACAACCTCGCCCTCGGCGTCGCCGCCGGAGTGCTCACCGCGATGGTGGCCTTCGCCCGGCGCGTCGCCCACTTCACCACCGTCACCCGCACCGTCGACGACTCCCCCGAAGGACCGGTGGCCCGCTACACCGTCGACGGTGAGCTGTTCTTCGCCTCCAGCAACGACCTCACGACTCAGTTCGACTACGCCGCGGACCCCGAGCGGGTCGTGATCGACATGACCCGGTCCCACGTATGGGATGCCTCGACGGTGGCCGCCCTCGACGCGATCGTCACGAAGTATGCCGCCCGCGGCATCCAGGTGGAGCTGGTCGGTATGAACGATTCCACCGCGGCGTTGCACGGCCGGCTCAGCGGCGAGGTCGACGGCGTGCTCTGA
- a CDS encoding HNH endonuclease: MAVRQTRRARAQRRRVKRVAASGSDLTDAQWFRILDAWAACAYCGADGAGLQRDCVLPISRGGRYTIDNVVPACRSCNASKSNDEVTSWMRRRRLDEPAFLLRWRQIVLELVAETAEVVEVEPEPAAPAAPAASGGS, translated from the coding sequence ATGGCCGTTCGTCAGACCCGTCGCGCCCGCGCGCAGCGCCGCCGCGTGAAGCGGGTGGCGGCGTCGGGCAGCGATCTGACAGACGCGCAGTGGTTCCGCATTCTGGATGCCTGGGCGGCCTGCGCCTATTGCGGCGCCGACGGCGCGGGGTTGCAGCGCGACTGCGTGCTGCCGATCTCCCGCGGCGGCCGGTACACGATCGACAACGTCGTGCCGGCGTGCCGCTCGTGCAACGCGAGCAAATCCAACGACGAAGTGACCTCATGGATGCGGCGCCGGCGCCTGGATGAGCCGGCGTTCCTGCTGCGCTGGCGGCAGATCGTGCTGGAACTGGTCGCGGAGACCGCCGAGGTCGTCGAGGTCGAGCCCGAGCCCGCCGCGCCCGCAGCCCCCGCAGCTTCAGGTGGCAGCTGA
- a CDS encoding isocitrate lyase/phosphoenolpyruvate mutase family protein produces MITQAQRAQTLSELHAASEILRVVNVWDVVSAKAIIALPETRAIATAGHSIAATFGYPDGENIPLELMLDMVGRIVAVAGDLPVSADLDAGFGDPGETVRRAIGVGVVGANVEDRLKPLAESVAAVAAIVAAGEAEGVPLALNARTDAFVRAGDRPVEQSIADAIERGRAYLDAGADVVFVPGPLDADITRQLVDGIGERKVSVIGAPGALTAAEYEALGVARISYGPMTQRVALTALQDLATSLYADGVIPAGTRALN; encoded by the coding sequence ATGATCACCCAGGCGCAGCGCGCGCAGACCCTGTCCGAACTGCATGCGGCATCCGAGATCCTCCGCGTCGTGAACGTGTGGGACGTCGTGTCCGCCAAGGCGATCATCGCCCTGCCCGAGACGAGGGCCATCGCCACCGCGGGCCATTCGATCGCCGCGACGTTCGGGTACCCGGACGGTGAGAACATCCCGCTGGAGCTGATGCTCGACATGGTCGGGCGCATCGTCGCCGTCGCCGGTGACCTGCCGGTCTCCGCCGACCTGGATGCCGGGTTCGGCGACCCGGGCGAGACGGTGCGCCGCGCGATCGGCGTGGGCGTGGTCGGCGCGAACGTCGAGGACCGGCTCAAGCCGCTGGCCGAATCCGTCGCCGCCGTCGCGGCGATCGTCGCCGCCGGCGAGGCCGAGGGCGTGCCCCTCGCCCTGAACGCGCGCACCGACGCGTTCGTGCGCGCCGGCGACCGGCCGGTCGAGCAGTCGATCGCCGACGCGATCGAGCGGGGCCGCGCCTACCTCGATGCCGGCGCCGATGTCGTCTTCGTGCCCGGCCCGCTCGATGCCGACATCACACGGCAGCTGGTCGACGGCATCGGCGAGCGCAAGGTCAGCGTCATCGGCGCTCCGGGCGCGCTGACGGCGGCGGAGTACGAGGCGCTCGGTGTCGCGCGCATCTCGTACGGTCCGATGACGCAGCGCGTTGCGCTCACCGCGCTGCAGGACCTCGCCACGAGCCTCTACGCCGACGGCGTCATCCCCGCCGGCACGCGCGCGCTGAACTGA
- a CDS encoding SRPBCC family protein, translating into MARITESIDVNVPVSVAYNQWTQFESFPEFLTFVDSITQGDDQTTLWKVTVAGVHREFTAKISEQHPDERVAWNSITGDVDHAGVVTFHRLDDTTTRVTVQLDWTPEGFAEKVGAAIGWDDHAVKKDLKKFKEFIESRGTETGAWRGDVS; encoded by the coding sequence ATGGCCCGTATCACCGAGAGCATCGATGTCAACGTCCCCGTGTCGGTCGCCTACAACCAGTGGACCCAGTTCGAGTCGTTCCCCGAGTTTCTGACCTTCGTCGACTCGATCACCCAGGGCGATGACCAGACCACGCTGTGGAAGGTGACCGTCGCTGGAGTGCACCGCGAGTTCACCGCCAAGATCAGCGAGCAGCACCCCGACGAGCGCGTCGCGTGGAACAGCATCACCGGCGATGTCGACCACGCCGGTGTCGTGACCTTCCACCGGCTCGACGACACCACTACGCGCGTGACGGTGCAGCTGGACTGGACGCCGGAAGGCTTCGCCGAGAAGGTCGGCGCCGCGATCGGCTGGGACGACCATGCCGTCAAGAAGGACTTGAAGAAGTTCAAGGAGTTCATCGAGTCGCGCGGCACCGAGACCGGTGCGTGGCGCGGCGACGTGAGCTGA
- a CDS encoding DNA starvation/stationary phase protection protein: MAKTTTNKSTSTTATPNRRRSARGGAGAKLTKEENAEKGFTATADLSENLQKVLVDLIELSLQGKQAHWNVVGTNFRDTHQQLDEIIDSAREFADTIAERMRALHALPDGRSDVVAQTTTLPEFPQGEIATTEVIDLMTERLDDVCGTCRDVHDDVDEEDPTSADILHAVLERLEQLSWMVSAENRTPKR, encoded by the coding sequence ATGGCGAAGACCACGACGAACAAGAGCACCTCGACGACCGCGACCCCCAACCGCCGGCGCAGCGCCCGCGGCGGTGCCGGCGCGAAGCTGACCAAGGAGGAGAACGCCGAGAAGGGCTTCACCGCCACGGCCGACCTCAGCGAGAACCTGCAGAAGGTGCTCGTGGACCTCATCGAACTGTCGCTGCAGGGCAAGCAGGCCCACTGGAACGTGGTGGGGACGAACTTCCGCGACACGCACCAGCAGCTGGACGAGATCATCGATTCGGCCCGCGAATTCGCCGACACGATCGCCGAGCGCATGCGCGCCCTGCATGCCCTTCCCGACGGCCGCAGCGACGTGGTCGCGCAGACCACCACCCTGCCGGAGTTCCCGCAGGGCGAGATCGCCACCACCGAGGTCATCGACCTCATGACCGAGCGTCTCGACGATGTCTGCGGCACCTGCCGCGACGTGCACGACGACGTCGACGAGGAAGACCCCACGAGCGCTGACATCCTGCACGCGGTGCTGGAACGCCTTGAGCAGCTCTCGTGGATGGTGAGCGCGGAGAATCGCACGCCGAAGCGCTGA
- a CDS encoding glycoside hydrolase family 15 protein: protein MTCQPIESYAPIGDGRTVALVGSDGSIDWMPLPELTSDAVFARILDDSTGGCFELAPAAEFTMRRRYVPETNVLETTFTTADGVVRVTDALVSGVAGRLPWAELARRVDGVKGEVPMAWAVRPGTSLQTASPWIEQTPHGAVIRCGRTGMSVVGLDHGPSAPDDDGAAGPVLAGAFTTSPGSRHLVAIAATHDEPLPFPDPHAADEGIDRTIANWRMWSRVFSYDGPWDAHVQRSALALKLLIYSPTGAIAAAATTSLPESPRGGKNWDYRFAWVRDLAYTAHALVRFGLREETHAALSWMLQTIRAHGPNLHVMYTLDGALVPAPTTADVPGWHSIGPVVTGNPAKEQLQLGVYGDLMAICRTYVEAGNVLDTGTGRMLAGIADRACDLWRNPDSGMWELPELQHYTSSKMGCWKALDDAVWLAEAGVIPGSAARWQAERDRIREWIEQRCWSEERGAYVAVADGDDLDASVLLHAASGFDRGERMSRTIDALTAELGAGPLLYRFTGADQIEKTFVACAFWRAHAMACVGRHDEALELMDALVGTANDVGIYAEMIDETDGSAWGNTPQALSHLGFLSAALTIRELVPEHKLRGR from the coding sequence GTGACATGTCAGCCGATCGAGTCGTACGCCCCGATCGGCGACGGCCGCACGGTCGCTCTGGTCGGCTCCGACGGCAGCATCGATTGGATGCCGCTGCCCGAACTGACCTCCGACGCGGTGTTCGCGCGCATCCTCGATGACTCCACCGGCGGATGCTTCGAGCTCGCCCCGGCGGCGGAGTTCACGATGCGGCGGCGCTACGTCCCCGAGACCAATGTGCTCGAGACGACCTTCACGACCGCGGACGGCGTGGTGCGGGTGACCGACGCGCTCGTCTCGGGCGTCGCGGGACGTCTGCCGTGGGCGGAGCTGGCGCGACGGGTGGACGGGGTGAAAGGCGAGGTGCCCATGGCATGGGCGGTGCGCCCCGGCACCTCGCTGCAGACGGCGTCGCCGTGGATCGAGCAGACCCCGCACGGCGCCGTGATCCGCTGCGGCCGCACCGGCATGAGCGTCGTCGGACTCGACCACGGCCCGTCCGCGCCCGATGACGACGGCGCGGCCGGACCGGTGCTCGCGGGAGCATTCACCACATCGCCGGGGTCGCGCCACCTCGTGGCGATCGCGGCGACGCACGACGAGCCGCTGCCGTTCCCCGACCCGCACGCCGCCGACGAGGGGATCGATCGCACCATCGCCAACTGGCGGATGTGGTCCCGCGTCTTCTCCTACGACGGACCCTGGGACGCACACGTGCAGCGCAGCGCGCTCGCGCTGAAGCTGCTGATCTACAGCCCCACCGGTGCGATCGCCGCCGCCGCGACCACGTCGCTGCCGGAGAGCCCGCGCGGCGGCAAGAACTGGGACTACCGCTTCGCGTGGGTGCGGGACCTCGCCTACACCGCGCACGCGCTGGTGCGGTTCGGACTGCGGGAGGAGACGCACGCGGCGCTGTCGTGGATGCTGCAGACGATCCGCGCCCACGGCCCGAACCTGCACGTCATGTACACGCTCGACGGCGCCCTCGTTCCGGCCCCGACCACGGCCGACGTGCCCGGCTGGCACAGCATCGGTCCGGTCGTCACCGGCAACCCGGCCAAGGAGCAGTTGCAGCTGGGGGTCTACGGCGACCTGATGGCGATCTGCCGCACCTACGTCGAAGCCGGCAACGTGCTCGACACCGGGACGGGACGCATGCTCGCCGGCATCGCGGACCGCGCCTGCGACCTGTGGCGCAACCCCGACTCCGGTATGTGGGAGCTCCCCGAACTGCAGCACTACACGTCCTCGAAGATGGGCTGCTGGAAGGCGCTGGACGATGCCGTCTGGCTCGCCGAGGCGGGTGTGATCCCGGGCAGTGCCGCGAGGTGGCAGGCCGAGCGCGATCGCATCCGTGAGTGGATCGAACAGCGCTGCTGGTCGGAGGAACGCGGCGCCTACGTTGCGGTGGCCGACGGTGACGACCTGGACGCCTCGGTGCTGCTTCACGCCGCGAGCGGATTCGATCGCGGCGAGCGGATGTCTCGGACGATCGACGCCCTCACCGCCGAGCTCGGTGCGGGCCCGCTGCTGTACCGCTTCACCGGCGCCGACCAGATCGAGAAGACCTTCGTCGCCTGTGCGTTCTGGCGCGCGCACGCCATGGCGTGCGTCGGCCGGCATGACGAGGCGCTGGAACTCATGGATGCCCTCGTCGGCACCGCCAACGACGTGGGCATCTACGCCGAGATGATCGATGAGACCGACGGCTCGGCCTGGGGCAACACCCCACAGGCGCTCAGCCATCTCGGGTTCCTCAGCGCCGCCCTGACCATCCGCGAGCTCGTCCCGGAGCACAAGCTCCGCGGCCGTTGA
- a CDS encoding NYN domain-containing protein, whose translation MSDAQGAWVLVDGENIDATLGGSILGRRPQPEERPRWDRILSFVARTWQQPTRGLFFLNATTNLPMTFVQALVALGYEPVPLSGPADAKIVDIAIQRTLRALRDRDEDVMLVSHDGDFVEDLGALADGNRRLGVLGFGEFRSSGFVGIPGLETYDLEFDAGAFDAALPRIRVIPIEEFDPLQFLR comes from the coding sequence GTGAGCGACGCACAGGGCGCATGGGTGCTGGTCGACGGCGAGAACATCGACGCGACGCTCGGCGGATCGATCCTCGGCCGACGGCCCCAGCCTGAAGAGCGACCCCGCTGGGATCGCATCCTTTCGTTCGTCGCGCGCACCTGGCAGCAGCCCACGCGCGGACTGTTCTTCCTCAACGCGACGACGAACCTGCCCATGACGTTCGTGCAGGCTCTCGTCGCGCTCGGCTATGAGCCGGTGCCGCTGTCGGGTCCCGCAGACGCGAAGATCGTCGACATCGCCATCCAGCGGACGCTGCGTGCACTGCGCGACCGCGACGAAGACGTCATGCTCGTCAGCCACGACGGCGACTTCGTCGAGGACCTCGGCGCGCTCGCCGACGGAAATCGCCGCCTGGGCGTGCTCGGCTTCGGGGAGTTCCGCAGCAGCGGCTTCGTCGGCATCCCGGGACTGGAGACCTACGACCTCGAGTTCGATGCGGGCGCGTTCGACGCCGCGCTGCCGCGGATCCGGGTCATCCCGATCGAGGAGTTCGACCCGCTGCAGTTCCTGCGCTGA
- a CDS encoding putative immunity protein has translation MVSPQALSEPDRRTVAAWAADCAERVLWIFEADAPADDRARDAIARARAFARGELGAAGEIKRRFVAGRAAGAADSPAAKAAARAAAQAAGVAHMGAHALGAAAYAARAAALASPDAPDAARDEVRWQLAHMSDPTKAALALLPPLGEDSAGPLGPGLLASGVLGEIIREIQTHTGTR, from the coding sequence ATGGTCTCCCCGCAGGCGCTCAGCGAACCCGATCGCCGCACCGTTGCCGCGTGGGCGGCCGACTGCGCCGAGCGGGTGCTGTGGATCTTCGAGGCGGACGCGCCGGCCGACGACCGGGCGCGCGACGCCATCGCCCGAGCGCGCGCCTTCGCCCGGGGTGAGCTCGGTGCGGCCGGTGAGATCAAGCGGCGCTTCGTCGCCGGGCGCGCGGCCGGCGCCGCCGACTCACCGGCCGCGAAGGCTGCGGCGCGGGCCGCTGCGCAGGCTGCGGGTGTCGCCCACATGGGCGCTCATGCGCTGGGTGCGGCCGCCTACGCGGCGCGAGCCGCAGCGCTGGCCTCGCCCGACGCCCCGGATGCCGCGCGTGACGAGGTGCGGTGGCAGCTCGCGCACATGAGCGATCCGACCAAGGCGGCGCTTGCCCTCCTGCCACCGCTGGGCGAGGACTCCGCCGGGCCGCTCGGGCCAGGGCTGCTCGCGTCCGGCGTCCTCGGCGAGATCATCCGCGAGATTCAGACACACACGGGCACGCGTTAG